TCATGACATGTGAGTCGCCCATACAGCAATAGCCAAGAGCAGCACTAACATGCATAAAAAGCTTTGATGGATTCGGCTCGTATCCCGAGCATATGCAGTTCTCGAACATGTTCAAGAATATCGGCCGTATCGGCATTGAAATGTACCTCCTCTTCCAGCACCACACTACCCTCGACATCCTCCGTAATGTCAACAACGACATGGACCTCTTCACCATCACCGGCACAGGCTGGCACTTTGTTAAATATCTAGGCCCCGGCGTTGTCGTCGTCGGTCCAGACTGCCGCTCGGAAAGAAACCCACATCAGGTAATGGCCGGCCCCACGTACCAGGGTCTCTTCCCGAAGGTTGCAATGCTACCACCGAGTGTGCAACACTGTCTCTGGATGGTCGCCGTGCCACTCATCTATCCCCGTCTAGAAGCGGCAGAACACATCGTCCAGACCGTCGCAACAGGAAAGCGAGCCGTGACCGGCGCGTACAATGTGCTAGGCAAAGTAACCAGCTCAGTAGCCGGAGTGGTCGGTGCCAAAGAATTCGTTGGCTCAGGCTTTGACTCTGTGAAGCGAGCCGTAGGCAAATCCGGACTGATGGGCGGTATACTGAGTCCATTTGGCGAATTCAACTCGATGGACGAGCTACGCGACCAATGGACACACGACTCGAAGGTTCGTCCCCCTACTCACCAAATCCATAACTACTATCCTATCGAAATTAGATCCATACTAACCCTAAGCCAGGATCTCGAACGAACATACCTCATCCGCACACTGCAAGGCATCGCACACCAAAAATCAATCCGCATGACCTTCCTCTCCGGCGCCGTCAACGTCTGCGGTGCAGGTCTCGTCCACGACCCCTCAAACCCTTCAGACCACAAGACAATGTACCAACTCATCGCCTCCTCCGTCGTCAACACTCCACCCCCGTCATATGTCATCAAGCTCCTACACAGCCACAGCAAGCCTCTCTATATCCCCTCCAACGGCCACAGATCCTCAGGCCAGGTGAGCGATACCAAGGAAGATATGATGGAAATCTTCCAGACGGACGTCAACGGACAGCCCCGTGAGCACCGCAAGCTCATGGCGCGTCGGAACTACGTCGCTATTGTCGCTTATGATCCCGAGACGATAAATCCTTCATATGGCCATATACCTTCCGGGGCTCATAAGTTGAGTCTTGCAGCAGACTTTATGGTTCAGGGGGATGGGGCGCTGGGTAGTGTGGTTAAGTTTGGACCTGTGATTGTGCCGAGTTTAGATCACGGTCGGTGATAATGTTTGAGGGTCTTTTGTCTTTTATACATGTATCAGGGGGTCCTTTGGTTTTGATCGTTGTCTTATTTCCCACACAGCATTCTTACTGTTCTGCTTTGATGGTTGTTTGGAATTGCTGCTTTTGGGCGTGTTTGCATGTCTGCCTGCCATTGTCTTCCCTGCTCCCCTAGCCTGTTTGATTACGTCGAGATAATTACACCGCTGTTTTGACTTGATACTTGGCTCGGCTTGCAATTGCTTTCGAGTAACAATATCAGAAATGAAATTATAGAGATCGGACTACAACGACATTTCTCTCAAAGCAAGGTATCTGACAATGCGCAAATTGGGACATCCGGGGTACACTAACCGTGAATATAGCAGCCAACGCCAGTATCCAGTCCGAATAGATAGAGATACACTCTACCCAGTTGGATCTCCCCCAGGAACACAAAGACCAATTCGCCAAAAATAATCTCGATGAGCATAAAACAGCTCCCAAAGCCGATACCTCGCCGGTATAAGAGACCAATCCCACCGGAGAGGCGATAATCCATCCTCACAATCAGCAATATCCGGACTCTCAAATCCCAAGACCGCCTGCTCCTCAGAAACATCTCTACGACCCCCATCACGCCCACTCGACAGACACGCCTCCCCACCAGAACCAGACCCGGCCAGTCCAACAGGAACATTCAAATCCCGATATAATTCAGCCAAAGCCCCCTCCGCCCCGCCGCCCGCAATACATCCTGAATCCTCCGCACCAGCACAATGAACCACATCCGCCCTCCGTGGTGGCAATCCCTCCCTCATGATAAAAACCTCCCCAGAATGAGGACTATATCCCCACTCAGCAAGCGGCAGCCTAGGAACCGGATCCCCGAAATGCGTGACACGACGGAACCGCTGACCCCCTTCAAGCGAGGGAATCGACATCCCATCCACGAGCCCGAATTGCTCATCGAGGAATGCCGCAAACGCCCCGTTCCCGATCATCGGCTCCCCGAACGTCGTCACCGTCGCATCCCAGCCCGTGAGACGCATCTCCAGTCCTGCTAGTGCTGCGACCGCGCCGCCAAGGGAATGGCCGACTAGCGTTACGGCGTAATCGGGGTAGTTTTGGCGCAGGGTGGTGACGGCTGGAAGGATTTCTGTTCTGGTGTGAAGCCATGAGCGCATGAAGCCCGCGTGGACGGTGCAGTTTTCGCAGTGGGGATCTGCGGGAATAAGGGTTGTGGTGGATTTTTCTTCCGGATCTGGGTAGGGGATGTAGGCTTGGGGATAGGCGGAGAGGTCGATTATGGTGTTTGTGATGGAGTAGGTGCCGCGGAAGGCGAGGATGATTTGTTTGGCGGTGGGGGTGTGGGAGAGGGCTATGTAGCCGCATGAGTCAGAGAGGAGAACGCCCGTATTCCAGGTCTGTGCGGCGCGTTGGTTGGGTTAGTGGGTTGGGTGTCCTCGTGGAGATGAGTGTCGTGCTTGGGAGGAGGTAGGTGACTCACAGTTACTAGTTCTAGATCTGGGAACTCGTCGCAGCGGCTGAGGCACTGGAATGGTTGCTGTACTCCCGTTGTTCCGACGCAGTATGAAATGTCTACGAGCCGGGATAACTCTTCCAGGGAGTTGAATAGGTCGGTTGATATATGCTTCTCATTCCGGGCAGTGACGAGGCTCAGGAAACAGATGTATAGCAGTAGATGAGATA
The nucleotide sequence above comes from Penicillium digitatum chromosome 1, complete sequence. Encoded proteins:
- a CDS encoding Extracellular triacylglycerol lipase, putative, whose amino-acid sequence is MTSTLLSHLLLYICFLSLVTARNEKHISTDLFNSLEELSRLVDISYCVGTTGVQQPFQCLSRCDEFPDLELVTTWNTGVLLSDSCGYIALSHTPTAKQIILAFRGTYSITNTIIDLSAYPQAYIPYPDPEEKSTTTLIPADPHCENCTVHAGFMRSWLHTRTEILPAVTTLRQNYPDYAVTLVGHSLGGAVAALAGLEMRLTGWDATVTTFGEPMIGNGAFAAFLDEQFGLVDGMSIPSLEGGQRFRRVTHFGDPVPRLPLAEWGYSPHSGEVFIMREGLPPRRADVVHCAGAEDSGCIAGGGAEGALAELYRDLNVPVGLAGSGSGGEACLSSGRDGGRRDVSEEQAVLGFESPDIADCEDGLSPLRWDWSLIPARYRLWELFYAHRDYFWRIGLCVPGGDPTG